In Streptomyces sp. NBC_00483, a single window of DNA contains:
- a CDS encoding gas vesicle protein GvpO, with amino-acid sequence MTYTKKTQASSEREPDDEETTEAGGAPGPMEVLREARTQLAELTGMAAETVSSFERTEDGWELEIEVLEMARVPDTMSLLASYQVSLDPHGVLTGYRRIRRYERGRSESAHGQ; translated from the coding sequence ATGACATACACAAAGAAGACGCAAGCGTCGTCGGAGCGAGAGCCCGACGACGAAGAGACCACCGAGGCGGGCGGCGCACCAGGCCCGATGGAAGTGCTGCGCGAGGCGCGCACCCAGCTGGCGGAGCTCACCGGGATGGCGGCCGAGACGGTGTCGTCCTTCGAACGCACCGAGGACGGCTGGGAGTTGGAGATCGAGGTGCTCGAAATGGCCCGGGTCCCCGACACCATGAGCCTGCTGGCGAGCTACCAGGTGAGCCTGGACCCGCACGGCGTCCTGACCGGCTACCGGCGCATCCGCCGCTACGAGCGGGGACGCTCCGAGTCGGCACACGGCCAATAG
- a CDS encoding gas vesicle structural protein GvpA gives MTVVPAQQSGGGGGTSGLYDVLELVLDRGIVIDAFVRVSLVGIEILKIDVRVVIASVDTYLRFAEACNRLDLEAGPKRSPGLPDLVGEITESGARGKSKGALSGAAQTVSDAFNQAREEGQAEPRRSGSGGRRPSTSRRKEEQE, from the coding sequence ATGACCGTTGTCCCCGCACAACAGTCAGGCGGCGGTGGTGGCACCAGCGGCCTGTACGACGTACTCGAACTCGTCCTGGACCGCGGGATCGTCATCGACGCGTTCGTCCGTGTCTCGCTGGTCGGCATCGAGATCCTGAAGATCGACGTCAGGGTCGTCATCGCCAGCGTCGACACCTATCTCCGCTTCGCCGAGGCCTGCAACAGGCTCGACCTGGAGGCCGGGCCGAAGCGCAGTCCCGGACTGCCCGACCTCGTCGGTGAGATCACCGAATCCGGCGCGCGCGGCAAGTCCAAGGGCGCGCTCTCCGGTGCCGCGCAGACCGTCTCCGACGCCTTCAACCAGGCGCGCGAGGAGGGGCAGGCGGAGCCGAGGCGGTCCGGTTCCGGCGGTCGCAGGCCGTCGACGAGCCGTCGGAAGGAGGAGCAGGAGTGA
- a CDS encoding GvpL/GvpF family gas vesicle protein — protein MSGTYIYGIASTEHPSLPAGMGGIGEPAREVRVVKEGPLAAIVSESPENLRPKRRDLLAHQSVLSEAGAGGPVLPMRFGSLAPDDESVTAVLAERADHYLERLQALDGKSEYNVKAQHDEEAVLHQVMVDNPELRSLTEANRKSGGGSYEDRLRLGELVVSAVQTRESEDAVELQQLLEPTAAAVSTGPESTGWLANISFLVDKKAAEHFLAAVEEVRQSHSHLDITVHGPLPPYSFVDPGPSEPAATE, from the coding sequence GTGAGCGGCACATACATCTACGGCATCGCGAGCACCGAACACCCCTCGCTGCCCGCCGGAATGGGCGGCATCGGTGAACCGGCCCGCGAAGTGCGCGTCGTGAAGGAGGGGCCGCTCGCCGCGATCGTCAGCGAGTCCCCGGAGAATCTGCGGCCCAAGCGCCGCGACCTGCTCGCCCACCAGAGCGTGCTCTCCGAGGCGGGCGCCGGGGGACCGGTGCTGCCGATGCGGTTCGGCTCCCTCGCCCCCGACGACGAGTCGGTGACGGCGGTCCTCGCCGAGCGCGCCGACCACTACCTGGAGCGGCTGCAGGCACTCGACGGCAAGTCCGAGTACAACGTCAAGGCGCAGCACGACGAGGAAGCAGTGCTGCACCAGGTGATGGTCGACAACCCCGAGCTCCGCTCCCTGACCGAGGCCAACAGGAAGTCGGGCGGCGGCAGTTACGAGGACCGGCTGCGGCTGGGCGAACTGGTCGTGTCCGCCGTGCAGACCCGCGAGTCCGAGGACGCCGTCGAGCTCCAGCAGCTGCTGGAACCCACGGCCGCCGCGGTGTCGACGGGGCCCGAGAGCACGGGCTGGCTGGCCAACATCTCGTTCCTCGTCGACAAGAAGGCGGCCGAGCACTTCCTCGCCGCCGTCGAGGAAGTGCGACAGAGCCACTCCCACCTCGACATCACCGTCCACGGGCCGCTGCCCCCGTACAGCTTCGTCGATCCGGGCCCTTCGGAGCCCGCGGCCACGGAGTGA
- a CDS encoding gas vesicle protein GvpG, producing the protein MGLISEVLLLPLAPVRGSLWAMEQVLAEAERQYYDPAAVRAELSRLEEKLVAGEIDQETFDRVEDELLDRLEGP; encoded by the coding sequence ATGGGCCTGATCTCGGAGGTACTGCTGCTGCCGCTCGCTCCGGTGCGCGGATCCCTGTGGGCCATGGAGCAGGTGCTCGCCGAGGCCGAGCGGCAGTACTACGACCCGGCGGCCGTACGGGCCGAACTCTCCCGCCTGGAAGAGAAGTTGGTGGCCGGTGAGATCGACCAGGAAACGTTCGACCGCGTCGAGGACGAGCTCCTCGACCGTCTGGAGGGACCGTGA
- a CDS encoding DNA primase, whose product MNRTALGLAIGAGYVLGRTKKMKLAIAVGTMVAGKRLNLSPRALGEMVTTQLQNNPQFKEIGDQLREDLRGVGKAASGALVERQIEGLAGRLHSRTQGVRDQISGVAPDVDDVRDAGRKVTGVVPGSRGADDERAEDEPYDDAYPEEASYDEDKDRDDASYDETEDRSEAADEGEAENRSDEGDGRRRRSPARASGSGGEKRAATERASGKAPAKKKSAAAKATGGARGTVKTGRAASGAAKGGRSRG is encoded by the coding sequence GTGAACCGAACAGCGCTCGGCCTCGCGATAGGGGCCGGTTACGTCTTGGGACGTACGAAGAAGATGAAGCTGGCGATCGCCGTCGGCACGATGGTCGCGGGCAAGCGGCTGAACCTGAGCCCGCGTGCGCTCGGCGAGATGGTGACCACGCAGTTGCAGAACAACCCGCAGTTCAAGGAGATCGGCGACCAGCTCCGTGAGGATCTGCGCGGAGTAGGAAAGGCGGCCTCGGGCGCGCTCGTCGAGCGCCAGATCGAGGGCCTCGCGGGACGGCTGCACAGCCGTACGCAGGGCGTGCGCGACCAGATCTCGGGCGTCGCCCCTGACGTGGACGACGTGCGCGACGCCGGGCGGAAGGTCACCGGGGTCGTTCCTGGCTCCCGCGGCGCGGACGACGAGCGGGCCGAGGACGAGCCGTACGACGACGCGTACCCGGAAGAGGCCTCGTACGACGAGGACAAGGACCGCGACGACGCCTCGTACGACGAGACCGAGGACAGGAGCGAGGCCGCGGACGAGGGCGAGGCCGAGAACCGGAGCGACGAAGGTGACGGCCGCCGTCGGCGGAGTCCCGCCCGGGCGAGCGGCTCCGGCGGGGAGAAGCGGGCCGCCACGGAGCGGGCCTCCGGCAAGGCGCCCGCCAAGAAGAAGAGCGCCGCCGCGAAGGCGACGGGCGGCGCGCGTGGCACCGTCAAGACCGGGCGCGCCGCGTCCGGCGCCGCGAAGGGAGGCCGGAGCCGTGGCTGA
- a CDS encoding SRPBCC family protein, translated as MADNNKAGTGAIGGLAQSAAADHLKSELQEYLAAQAQRLLMGAGRQLGGATVKLNDIAQGNSPGFAKLALDGGRKLAEGKGPVRSAVELGAGRLKDNVKNAFKGLAGGKGKSKGGAGKKPTVIMEFIDVGVDLRTAYDQWTQYQEFSTFAKGVKSANRADDTTSDWQLKIFWSNRSWKATTTEQVPDDRIQWTSEGAKGTSKGVISFHPMADRLTRVLLIIEYYPKGLFEKTGNIWRAQGRRARLDLKHFARFVTLRGEASDGWRGEIQDGEVVLTHEDALAQEEEAGKPSDEYDAEHSDSEDAEGAEGSEETGEYGSQEYEDEDSERGPEDSEPLPEEDEGELEDEVEEYESDEEPDDEPEPPARQRQRAGAGARR; from the coding sequence GTGGCTGACAACAACAAGGCCGGCACGGGGGCGATCGGCGGCCTCGCCCAGAGCGCCGCCGCGGATCACCTCAAGTCCGAACTCCAGGAGTACCTCGCCGCGCAGGCCCAGCGGCTGCTGATGGGCGCGGGTCGCCAGCTCGGCGGGGCGACGGTCAAGCTCAATGACATCGCCCAGGGCAACAGCCCCGGCTTCGCGAAGCTGGCGCTCGACGGCGGCCGCAAGCTCGCCGAGGGCAAGGGCCCGGTGCGCAGCGCCGTGGAACTCGGCGCCGGACGCCTGAAGGACAACGTGAAGAACGCCTTCAAGGGGCTCGCGGGCGGCAAGGGGAAGAGCAAGGGCGGCGCGGGCAAGAAGCCCACCGTCATCATGGAGTTCATCGACGTGGGCGTCGATCTGCGGACCGCCTACGACCAGTGGACGCAGTACCAGGAGTTCAGCACGTTCGCGAAGGGCGTCAAGAGCGCGAACCGGGCCGACGACACCACGTCGGACTGGCAGCTCAAGATCTTCTGGTCCAACCGGAGTTGGAAGGCCACCACCACCGAGCAGGTGCCGGACGACCGGATCCAGTGGACGTCGGAGGGGGCCAAGGGTACGTCGAAGGGTGTCATCTCCTTCCACCCGATGGCCGACCGGCTCACCCGGGTGCTACTGATCATCGAGTACTACCCGAAGGGCCTGTTCGAGAAGACAGGAAACATCTGGCGCGCCCAGGGCCGCCGGGCCCGCCTCGACCTCAAGCACTTCGCGCGGTTCGTGACACTGCGCGGCGAGGCGAGCGACGGATGGCGCGGCGAGATCCAGGACGGCGAGGTCGTCCTCACCCACGAGGACGCGCTCGCCCAGGAGGAGGAGGCCGGAAAGCCCTCGGACGAGTACGACGCCGAGCACTCCGACTCCGAGGACGCCGAAGGGGCCGAGGGCTCCGAAGAGACCGGAGAGTACGGCTCCCAGGAGTACGAGGACGAGGACTCCGAGCGCGGGCCCGAGGACTCCGAACCCTTGCCCGAGGAGGACGAGGGCGAGCTCGAGGACGAGGTCGAGGAGTACGAATCCGATGAGGAGCCCGATGACGAGCCCGAGCCGCCGGCCCGGCAGCGTCAGCGGGCCGGTGCCGGGGCCCGTCGATGA
- a CDS encoding GvpL/GvpF family gas vesicle protein translates to MTTDEPYEPRELRYVYAVCHPLDAPLQAELTGVAGAPPRQLEHQGLVAVVGSVPERDFAEAPLHAHLEDLDWLTETARAHQNVIAALTTVTSPLPLRLATVFRDDAGVRLMMEQEERRFRAGLDRLAGRVEWGVKVYVEEPEAPAPAAGPATSGRDYLRRRRAERTARDDTWRRAEGFAQELHDELSLHAAHTRVHPPQNPELSRVSGLNVLNAAYLVERSDAEEFVERVDATKDREPDLRVELTGPWAGYSFTADDDEEGQT, encoded by the coding sequence GTGACCACCGACGAGCCGTACGAGCCGCGCGAGCTGCGCTACGTGTACGCCGTGTGCCACCCGCTCGATGCCCCGCTCCAGGCCGAACTCACCGGCGTGGCGGGCGCCCCGCCCCGGCAGCTCGAGCACCAGGGCCTCGTCGCGGTCGTCGGCTCCGTGCCCGAACGGGACTTCGCCGAGGCGCCGCTCCACGCCCACCTGGAGGACCTGGACTGGCTCACCGAGACGGCCCGCGCCCACCAGAACGTGATCGCCGCGCTCACCACGGTCACCAGCCCGCTCCCGCTGCGCCTCGCCACGGTCTTTCGTGACGACGCGGGCGTACGGCTCATGATGGAGCAGGAGGAGCGGCGCTTCCGCGCGGGCCTCGACCGCCTCGCGGGGCGCGTGGAGTGGGGTGTGAAGGTGTACGTCGAGGAGCCTGAGGCCCCCGCGCCCGCCGCTGGGCCGGCCACCTCCGGCCGTGACTATCTGCGCCGCCGCCGCGCCGAGCGCACCGCGCGCGACGACACCTGGCGGCGCGCCGAAGGCTTCGCACAGGAGCTGCACGACGAGCTGTCCCTGCACGCCGCGCACACCCGCGTGCACCCGCCGCAGAACCCGGAACTCTCCCGCGTCAGCGGCCTGAACGTGCTCAACGCGGCGTATCTCGTGGAACGTTCGGACGCCGAGGAGTTCGTGGAGCGGGTCGACGCGACGAAGGACCGCGAGCCGGATCTGCGGGTCGAGCTGACCGGGCCGTGGGCGGGCTACTCGTTCACGGCCGACGACGATGAAGAGGGGCAGACGTGA
- a CDS encoding gas vesicle protein: MTVVERREIALVDLLDRLLAGGVVLAGDVTLRIADVDLVRIDLNALISSVNEQVPSPWPEVMNDE, from the coding sequence GTGACGGTCGTCGAACGGCGCGAGATCGCCCTGGTGGACCTCCTCGACCGGCTGCTCGCGGGCGGCGTCGTCCTCGCAGGGGACGTCACCCTGCGCATCGCCGATGTCGACCTGGTGCGCATCGATCTCAACGCCCTGATCAGCTCGGTGAACGAGCAAGTGCCCTCGCCCTGGCCGGAGGTGATGAACGATGAGTGA
- a CDS encoding gas vesicle protein K → MSERRRIELEPDTVERDLMKLVLTLVELLRQLMERQAVRRFDLGDLTEDQEERVGLTLMLLEDRMEQLRERYGLRPEDLNIDLGPLGPLLPRS, encoded by the coding sequence ATGAGTGAACGCCGCCGCATCGAACTGGAACCCGACACGGTCGAGCGCGACCTGATGAAGCTCGTCCTCACCCTCGTCGAGCTGCTGCGCCAGCTCATGGAGCGGCAGGCGGTCCGCCGCTTCGACCTCGGTGATCTGACGGAGGACCAGGAGGAGCGGGTCGGTCTCACCCTGATGCTCCTGGAGGACCGCATGGAGCAGCTGCGGGAGCGCTACGGGCTGCGGCCCGAGGACCTGAACATCGACCTCGGACCGCTGGGCCCGCTGCTGCCCCGCAGCTGA
- a CDS encoding class I SAM-dependent methyltransferase, translated as MPQETAVYTHGHHESVLRSHTWRTAANSAAYLLDSLKPHMKILDIGCGPGTITADLAELVPDGHVTGADHAEGILDQARATAAERGLTNVDFTTADVHALDWPDDTFCVVHAHQVLQHVGDPVQALREMRRVTKPGGYIAVRESDYAAFSWFPRLPAMDDWLDLYERVTRANGGEPDAGRFLKSWALKAGFAQEDITCSAGNWCYSTPEEISWWSGLWADRTLASAYAERATGGGHATPEQLTAVSQAWREWGTHEDAWFGVLHGEILCRKPR; from the coding sequence ATGCCTCAGGAGACCGCCGTATACACCCACGGACACCACGAGTCCGTGCTCCGCTCGCACACCTGGCGCACCGCCGCCAACTCGGCGGCCTACCTGCTCGACTCGCTCAAGCCGCACATGAAGATCCTGGACATCGGCTGCGGCCCCGGCACCATCACCGCGGATCTGGCCGAACTGGTCCCCGACGGGCATGTCACCGGCGCCGATCACGCCGAGGGCATCCTGGACCAGGCGCGCGCCACTGCCGCCGAACGGGGCCTGACCAACGTCGACTTCACGACGGCCGACGTGCACGCGCTCGACTGGCCGGACGACACGTTCTGCGTCGTGCACGCGCACCAGGTGCTCCAGCACGTGGGCGACCCGGTGCAGGCGCTGCGCGAGATGCGCCGGGTGACGAAGCCGGGCGGGTACATCGCCGTGCGGGAGTCCGACTACGCGGCGTTCTCCTGGTTCCCGCGGCTGCCCGCCATGGACGACTGGCTGGACCTGTACGAGCGGGTCACCCGCGCCAACGGCGGCGAGCCGGACGCCGGGCGCTTCCTCAAGTCATGGGCCCTGAAGGCCGGTTTCGCGCAGGAGGACATCACGTGCTCCGCCGGCAACTGGTGCTACTCGACGCCCGAGGAGATCTCCTGGTGGAGCGGGCTGTGGGCGGACCGCACGCTGGCCTCCGCGTACGCCGAGCGGGCGACGGGCGGCGGCCACGCGACGCCGGAGCAGCTGACGGCCGTGTCGCAGGCGTGGCGCGAGTGGGGCACGCACGAGGACGCGTGGTTCGGCGTGCTGCACGGGGAGATCCTCTGCCGCAAGCCCCGCTGA
- a CDS encoding bifunctional phosphatase PAP2/diacylglycerol kinase family protein, whose amino-acid sequence MNSLKPFTSGPLLDSTPPAPPTLRARLAALDLRVFEFAAGANWPGAERILPRLSKSANHGVLWFAVGGALAVSGSPRARRAAVRGVASLALASATINTLGKRSVRRARPDLDPVPLVRRLKRQPFTTSFPSGHSASAAAFATGVALESRGLGALVAPVAFSVAASRVYTGAHFPADVLAGAALGAGAAFAVRGLVPTRDQLPAPGRPLVDDVPALPGGEGLVMVVNTGAGTPERVRALRDALPLAEYIECTGGDLEQQLEKAAPRARALGISGGDGSVNTAARVALRHDLPLAVLPGGTLNHFAYDLGIEDTGDLVGAVEGGHAVAVDVGRFSSGHGSGIFLNTLSLGAYPELVRERERWSGRVGGRLADVVGAMYVLRRDHPLSVELQGRKRPLWLLFAGNCTYRRMGLTAGRRANLADGLLDVRTVDGGRLPGVRLLAAALSGPLSRSPFHTATRLTRLRVDGVAPGTPLAFDGEVTECGGELWVDKEHEGLRVYRPHSVL is encoded by the coding sequence ATGAATTCGCTGAAGCCGTTCACCTCGGGTCCCCTCCTTGATTCGACGCCACCCGCGCCCCCGACGTTGCGCGCCCGGCTCGCCGCACTCGATCTGCGCGTCTTCGAGTTCGCCGCGGGAGCGAACTGGCCGGGCGCCGAGCGGATCCTGCCGCGCCTGAGCAAATCCGCGAACCACGGTGTGCTGTGGTTCGCGGTGGGCGGGGCCCTCGCGGTGTCCGGATCGCCGCGCGCCCGCCGGGCCGCCGTGCGCGGAGTGGCCTCTCTCGCGCTCGCCTCGGCCACCATCAACACCCTCGGGAAGCGCTCGGTGCGCCGGGCGCGGCCGGATCTCGACCCGGTGCCGCTGGTCCGCCGGCTGAAGCGGCAGCCGTTCACGACCTCGTTCCCGTCCGGGCACTCGGCCTCCGCCGCGGCCTTCGCGACGGGCGTGGCCCTGGAGTCCCGTGGTCTGGGCGCGCTCGTCGCCCCCGTGGCCTTCTCCGTGGCGGCCTCCCGCGTCTACACCGGCGCCCACTTCCCCGCCGACGTCCTCGCGGGCGCGGCCCTCGGCGCGGGTGCGGCGTTCGCCGTACGCGGCCTGGTGCCTACCCGCGACCAGCTGCCGGCGCCGGGCCGTCCCCTGGTGGACGACGTGCCGGCGCTGCCGGGCGGCGAGGGCCTCGTGATGGTCGTGAACACCGGGGCGGGCACCCCGGAGCGTGTGCGGGCCCTGCGGGACGCGCTGCCCCTCGCCGAATACATCGAGTGCACCGGCGGCGACCTCGAGCAGCAGCTGGAGAAGGCGGCGCCGCGCGCCCGCGCGCTCGGCATCTCGGGCGGCGACGGGTCCGTGAACACGGCCGCGCGCGTGGCGCTCCGGCACGATCTGCCGCTCGCGGTGCTGCCCGGCGGCACCCTCAACCACTTCGCGTACGACCTCGGCATCGAGGACACCGGCGATCTGGTGGGCGCCGTCGAGGGCGGTCACGCGGTCGCCGTGGACGTGGGCCGCTTCTCGTCCGGGCACGGCTCCGGGATCTTCCTCAACACCCTGAGCCTGGGCGCCTATCCGGAGCTGGTGCGGGAGCGTGAGCGCTGGTCGGGGCGGGTCGGCGGACGGCTCGCGGATGTCGTGGGGGCCATGTACGTGCTGCGCCGCGACCATCCGCTGAGCGTCGAACTGCAGGGCAGGAAGCGGCCGTTGTGGCTGCTGTTCGCCGGGAACTGCACGTACCGGCGGATGGGCCTCACCGCGGGCCGGCGCGCGAACCTGGCCGACGGCCTGCTCGACGTGCGCACGGTGGACGGCGGCCGGCTGCCCGGTGTGCGGCTGCTCGCGGCGGCCCTCTCGGGGCCGCTGTCCCGCTCGCCGTTCCACACGGCGACCCGCCTGACGCGACTGCGGGTGGACGGCGTGGCACCCGGCACCCCCCTCGCGTTCGACGGTGAAGTCACCGAGTGCGGTGGGGAGTTGTGGGTGGACAAGGAGCACGAGGGGCTGCGCGTGTACCGGCCGCACTCGGTGCTCTGA
- a CDS encoding ABC-F family ATP-binding cassette domain-containing protein, protein MGHLEAAHLEYYLPDGRALLGDVSFRVGEGAVVALVGPNGAGKTTLLRLISGELRPHGGSVTVGGGLGVMRQFVGSVRDETTVRDLLVSVSTPRIREAAKAVDEAEHLIMTVDDEAAQMSYAQALSDWAEAQGYEAETLWDMCTTAALGMPYDKAQFREVSTLSGGEQKRLVLEALLRGTDEVLLLDEPDNYLDVPGKRWLEEKLRETRKTVLFVSHDRELLARSAEKIVSVEPSPGGADAWVHGGGFATYHEARRERFARFEELRRRWDEKHAQLKKLVVNLRQAASVSHEMASRYAAAQTRLRKFEEAGPPPEPPREQDITMRLKGGRTGIRAVTCENLELTGLMKPFSLEVFYGERVAVLGSNGSGKSHFLRLLAGDDSVGHTGAWKLGARVVPGHFAQTHAHPELQGRPLLDILWRDHAKDKGAAMSLLRRYELTAQAEQKFERLSGGQQARFQILLLELEGATALLLDEPTDNLDLESAEALQEGLESFDGTVLAVTHDRWFARAFDRYLVFGSDGQVRETQDPVWDERRVDRAR, encoded by the coding sequence ATGGGACATCTGGAAGCGGCACATCTTGAGTACTACCTCCCCGACGGGAGGGCGCTGCTCGGCGATGTCTCGTTCCGGGTCGGCGAGGGCGCGGTCGTCGCGCTCGTCGGGCCGAACGGAGCGGGCAAGACGACCCTCCTGCGACTGATCTCCGGCGAGCTGCGGCCGCACGGAGGCTCGGTCACCGTCGGCGGCGGCCTCGGCGTGATGCGCCAGTTCGTGGGGTCTGTCCGTGACGAGACGACCGTCCGTGACCTCCTCGTATCGGTGTCCACGCCGCGCATCCGGGAGGCGGCGAAGGCGGTCGACGAGGCCGAGCACCTGATCATGACCGTCGACGACGAGGCCGCGCAGATGAGCTACGCGCAGGCCCTCTCCGACTGGGCCGAGGCACAGGGCTACGAGGCGGAGACCCTCTGGGACATGTGCACGACGGCGGCGCTGGGCATGCCGTACGACAAGGCGCAGTTCCGCGAGGTGAGCACCCTCTCGGGCGGCGAACAGAAGCGCCTCGTCCTGGAGGCGCTGCTGCGCGGCACGGACGAGGTCCTCCTCCTCGACGAGCCGGACAACTATCTGGACGTCCCCGGCAAGCGCTGGCTGGAGGAGAAGCTCCGCGAGACCCGCAAGACGGTCCTGTTCGTCTCCCACGACCGGGAGCTCCTCGCCCGCTCCGCGGAGAAGATCGTCAGCGTCGAGCCGAGCCCCGGCGGGGCCGACGCGTGGGTGCACGGCGGCGGCTTCGCCACGTACCACGAGGCGCGCCGCGAGCGTTTCGCGCGCTTCGAGGAGCTGCGCCGCCGCTGGGACGAGAAGCACGCGCAGCTGAAGAAGCTCGTGGTCAACCTGCGGCAGGCGGCTTCCGTCAGCCACGAAATGGCGTCCCGTTACGCGGCGGCGCAGACGCGGCTGCGCAAGTTCGAGGAGGCGGGCCCGCCGCCGGAGCCGCCGCGCGAGCAGGACATCACGATGCGCCTGAAGGGCGGCCGCACCGGTATCCGGGCGGTGACCTGCGAGAACCTTGAGCTGACCGGCCTGATGAAGCCCTTCTCGCTGGAGGTCTTCTACGGCGAGCGGGTCGCGGTCCTCGGTTCGAACGGCTCGGGAAAGTCGCACTTCCTGCGGCTGCTCGCGGGCGACGACTCCGTGGGGCACACCGGCGCGTGGAAGCTCGGTGCGCGCGTGGTGCCGGGGCACTTCGCCCAGACCCACGCCCACCCCGAGCTCCAGGGCCGGCCGCTCCTCGACATCCTGTGGCGCGACCACGCGAAGGACAAGGGGGCGGCGATGTCCCTGCTCCGTCGCTACGAGCTGACGGCGCAGGCGGAGCAGAAGTTCGAGCGGCTGTCGGGTGGCCAGCAGGCCCGCTTCCAGATCCTGCTGCTCGAGCTCGAGGGGGCGACCGCGCTGCTGCTGGACGAGCCCACGGACAACCTCGACCTGGAGTCGGCGGAGGCGCTTCAGGAGGGCCTGGAGTCCTTCGACGGCACGGTCCTCGCGGTCACCCACGACCGCTGGTTCGCCCGCGCCTTCGACCGCTACCTGGTCTTCGGCTCG